One window of the Fundidesulfovibrio putealis DSM 16056 genome contains the following:
- a CDS encoding zeta toxin family protein — MPKDILIIAGPNGAGKTTFARTFLPREGGCLTFINADYIAQGLSPLAPELGAVRAGKLMIKEIDRMLEKGESFTIETTLSGLVYARKIPQWQALGYTVTLVFLRLPSSEAALKRVRFRVAQGGHAIPDGDVTRRFVKGLHNFEIKYKSLVNKWFLFDNSSEVPILVEEGSNP, encoded by the coding sequence GTGCCCAAGGATATTCTTATCATTGCGGGGCCGAACGGAGCCGGGAAGACCACATTTGCCCGGACCTTTTTGCCGCGCGAAGGCGGTTGCCTCACGTTCATCAATGCTGATTATATTGCTCAAGGATTGTCTCCTCTTGCCCCGGAGCTGGGAGCTGTTCGTGCGGGAAAGCTGATGATCAAGGAGATTGATCGGATGCTTGAGAAGGGGGAGTCGTTCACGATTGAAACAACCTTGAGCGGGCTTGTCTATGCCAGGAAGATACCGCAATGGCAGGCCTTGGGCTACACGGTTACTCTAGTATTCCTGCGTTTGCCCAGCAGCGAGGCGGCTTTGAAACGTGTGCGATTTCGTGTCGCGCAGGGTGGACATGCGATCCCGGATGGTGATGTGACACGGCGATTTGTGAAGGGTCTGCATAACTTTGAAATAAAGTACAAGTCTTTGGTGAACAAGTGGTTCTTGTTTGATAACTCAAGCGAAGTGCCAATCCTTGTTGAAGAAGGGAGCAATCCATGA
- a CDS encoding pyridoxamine 5'-phosphate oxidase family protein has product MIPEKMLEVIKNEGVVAIATQGADGPHLVNTWNSYLKIADGKRIIIPVGGMQKTEKNVAGNNNVLMTVGSRKVAGRNGPGTGFLIRGVAAFETSGPDFEAVAKFKWARAALVITVTSVEQTL; this is encoded by the coding sequence ATGATTCCTGAAAAAATGCTCGAAGTCATAAAGAACGAAGGCGTGGTGGCCATCGCCACCCAGGGGGCGGACGGCCCCCATCTGGTAAACACCTGGAACAGCTACCTGAAGATCGCCGACGGCAAACGGATCATCATTCCTGTGGGCGGAATGCAGAAGACCGAGAAGAACGTGGCCGGAAACAACAACGTGCTGATGACCGTGGGAAGCCGCAAGGTGGCCGGAAGAAACGGTCCGGGCACGGGCTTTCTGATCCGGGGCGTGGCCGCTTTCGAGACCTCCGGCCCGGATTTCGAGGCCGTGGCCAAGTTCAAGTGGGCGCGTGCCGCGCTGGTGATCACGGTCACGTCCGTGGAGCAGACGCTTTAG
- a CDS encoding GntR family transcriptional regulator, with amino-acid sequence MFVLDHNAPEPLYVQLSRQIRERVLSGKLLADSKLPSVRDLAAELSVSRNTVESTYLELHAEGFIYARPRSGYFVSALDREPAPPVSRPRPHVRDLPNLADAPPQTRPVFRYDFHPARLDRDSFPAPLWRKYYLESLREHSSDLAVYGEMQGHQRLRLCIQGYLERSRGVVCTPE; translated from the coding sequence ATGTTCGTCCTCGACCACAACGCCCCTGAGCCGCTGTATGTGCAGCTTTCCCGGCAGATCAGGGAGCGCGTGCTCTCCGGGAAGCTGCTTGCGGACAGCAAGCTTCCTTCGGTCAGGGACCTGGCCGCAGAGCTCTCGGTCAGCCGCAACACGGTTGAAAGCACCTATCTGGAGTTGCACGCCGAAGGGTTCATCTACGCAAGGCCACGAAGCGGCTACTTCGTGTCCGCCCTGGACCGCGAGCCCGCGCCGCCGGTATCGAGGCCAAGGCCGCACGTGCGAGACTTGCCAAATCTGGCAGACGCGCCGCCCCAGACCCGACCTGTCTTCCGGTACGATTTTCATCCCGCCAGACTCGACCGCGACAGCTTCCCGGCACCCCTGTGGCGCAAGTACTATCTGGAAAGCCTGCGCGAGCATTCCTCCGATCTCGCCGTGTACGGCGAGATGCAGGGGCATCAGCGACTTCGCCTGTGCATCCAGGGCTATCTGGAACGCTCGCGCGGGGTGGTCTGCACTCCCGAATAG
- a CDS encoding CgeB family protein translates to MSRPLRILVVLPLYGGSLPVGRSCQRALASLGHVVETFEAPEFHGAFSALKGLRVTSERLDYLEHAFLQVVAQAILSKAETFQPDLVLAMAQAPLTKQVLKRLRQAGIPSVMWFVEDFRLFTYWEAYAAHYDAFAVIQREPLLSKLAEAGQPNGLYLPLAADPEFHKPLELSPVEKRQFGADLAFLGAGYPNRRTAFKELMRFGLKIWGSDWEGDEILAPLVQRGGERISSEDSVKIFNSTAVNLNLHSSVSAKELVSGGDFVNPRTFELAMCGAFQLVDRRQLLPEMFGPDELATFGNMEELIEKIQHFLAAPDERAEYARKARARALADHTYQSRMRTLIAFLEERLEGWPKPRQDEDAMSVLPEEYREEAAKLLTGLGLTPDAAFSDLVWALRARAGKLSPVETAILFLDEWRKQYGVRQE, encoded by the coding sequence ATGAGCCGCCCCCTGCGCATACTCGTGGTTCTGCCGCTCTACGGCGGCTCCCTGCCGGTGGGGCGGTCCTGCCAGCGTGCCCTGGCCTCGCTGGGACACGTGGTGGAGACCTTCGAGGCACCCGAGTTCCACGGGGCGTTTTCGGCCCTCAAGGGGCTTCGCGTCACCTCGGAGCGCCTGGACTACCTGGAGCACGCCTTTTTGCAGGTGGTGGCCCAGGCCATCCTCTCCAAGGCCGAGACCTTTCAGCCTGACCTGGTGCTGGCCATGGCCCAGGCTCCCCTGACCAAACAGGTGCTCAAACGCCTGCGCCAGGCTGGCATCCCCTCGGTGATGTGGTTCGTGGAGGACTTCCGGCTGTTCACCTACTGGGAGGCTTACGCCGCACATTACGACGCCTTCGCGGTGATCCAGAGGGAGCCGCTCCTTTCCAAGCTGGCCGAGGCCGGTCAGCCCAACGGGCTGTATCTGCCGCTGGCCGCCGATCCGGAGTTTCATAAGCCGCTGGAACTCTCGCCCGTGGAGAAGCGCCAGTTCGGTGCGGACCTGGCCTTCCTGGGCGCTGGCTATCCCAACCGGCGCACGGCCTTCAAGGAGCTGATGCGCTTTGGCCTGAAGATCTGGGGCTCGGACTGGGAAGGCGACGAAATCCTGGCACCGCTGGTGCAGCGCGGGGGCGAGCGCATCTCCTCCGAGGACTCGGTGAAGATTTTTAACTCCACGGCTGTGAACCTGAACCTGCACTCCAGCGTTTCGGCCAAGGAGCTGGTCTCAGGCGGGGATTTCGTCAATCCGCGCACCTTCGAACTGGCCATGTGCGGCGCGTTCCAACTGGTGGACCGCCGCCAGCTGCTGCCCGAGATGTTCGGCCCGGACGAGCTTGCCACGTTCGGCAACATGGAAGAGCTGATCGAGAAGATTCAGCACTTCCTGGCTGCCCCTGACGAACGCGCTGAGTACGCCCGAAAGGCGCGTGCGCGTGCGCTTGCGGATCACACCTATCAGTCCCGCATGCGGACCCTGATCGCATTTCTTGAAGAACGCCTGGAAGGGTGGCCCAAGCCGCGCCAGGACGAGGACGCCATGTCCGTGCTGCCCGAAGAGTACCGCGAGGAGGCGGCAAAGCTTCTGACCGGGCTTGGCCTGACGCCGGACGCCGCGTTCTCCGATCTGGTCTGGGCGCTTCGCGCCAGGGCCGGGAAGCTCTCCCCCGTGGAGACAGCCATTCTGTTCCTGGACGAGTGGCGCAAGCAGTACGGGGTCAGGCAGGAGTAG
- a CDS encoding aminotransferase-like domain-containing protein has translation MCAGLQHALSLVAGLFRHSRPRVAVENPGYFLPRSVLRNHGLEVVPVPVRSGGMDLDALRQSGCSVAYVTPSHQFPLGHVMPVENRLKLIEWARAEGHAVIEDDYDSELRYKGEPIPSLQGLSPDGNIFYLGTFSKILSPALRLSYMVLPQAVLPAYRRLFGDYQSSSSLLEQSTLARFMEHGHWERHIRRVRTGCKRKHDALLRAIDRHFGDGADIIGQGAGLHVVLRLSGVSMSEEELVKKAGAAGVRLFPFSETLDGGGEDSGMLLLGFGAMQPEEIDRAVELLSRVCLSPPVEPFAAGG, from the coding sequence ATCTGCGCCGGATTGCAGCACGCCTTGAGTCTCGTGGCGGGGCTGTTCCGGCACTCCCGTCCCAGGGTCGCGGTAGAGAATCCAGGCTACTTCCTTCCACGGTCGGTACTGCGAAACCACGGCCTGGAGGTGGTCCCCGTTCCCGTGCGCTCCGGCGGCATGGACCTGGACGCCCTGCGGCAGAGCGGATGCTCCGTTGCTTACGTCACGCCCTCGCACCAGTTCCCGTTGGGGCACGTCATGCCCGTGGAGAACCGCCTGAAGCTCATCGAGTGGGCCAGGGCGGAGGGGCACGCCGTCATCGAGGACGATTACGACAGCGAACTGCGGTACAAGGGCGAGCCGATACCCTCGCTGCAGGGGCTCTCTCCCGACGGCAACATCTTCTACCTGGGGACATTCTCCAAGATTCTCTCACCGGCTCTGCGCCTGAGCTACATGGTGCTCCCGCAGGCCGTGCTGCCAGCGTATCGCCGCCTTTTCGGCGACTACCAGTCCTCTTCCTCGCTGCTGGAGCAGAGCACGCTGGCCAGATTCATGGAGCACGGCCACTGGGAGCGGCATATCAGGCGCGTGCGCACAGGCTGCAAGAGGAAGCACGACGCCTTGCTGCGCGCCATCGACCGCCATTTCGGAGACGGCGCCGACATCATCGGGCAGGGGGCGGGCCTCCACGTCGTGCTGCGGCTTTCCGGCGTCTCAATGAGCGAGGAGGAACTCGTGAAAAAGGCCGGAGCGGCTGGAGTCAGGCTGTTCCCGTTTTCCGAGACCCTGGACGGCGGCGGTGAGGATTCCGGCATGCTGCTCCTGGGTTTCGGGGCCATGCAACCCGAGGAGATTGACCGGGCAGTGGAGTTGCTGTCCAGGGTCTGTTTGAGCCCGCCCGTGGAGCCTTTTGCGGCAGGGGGCTGA